One part of the Salvelinus sp. IW2-2015 linkage group LG28, ASM291031v2, whole genome shotgun sequence genome encodes these proteins:
- the LOC111954047 gene encoding cholesterol 24-hydroxylase isoform X2 — translation MALFSFFAGWIGYLLICLLGLIFIGFLCFCLYIKYIHLKYDHIPGPPRDSFLFGHLPTIQREMSNDRVIHDKFLEWAETYGPVYRINGMHVVMLCVTCPDTTKEVLMSPKYPKDSLVYKRLFNLFGQRFLGSGLVTAQNHDEWYKQRRIMDPAFSSLYLRGQMGAFNERAEKLMDKLADMADTNTAANMXHMFNCVTLDVITKVAFGVELDLLKERDSPFPNAIEMCLKGXIHYLRDFTFQFYPKNKKFINEVKKSCQLLRLTGRQWINERKMAIQNGADVPKDILTQILKTAGKEENIANDDEELMLDNFVTFFIAGQETTANQLAFAVMELGRLPEILTKVRQEVDDVLGMKQEINFDDLGEMTYLSQVLKETLRLYPTAPGTSRFIPNDIGHQRHPQIPAGVTCFFNSYVCGRLDKFFEDPXKFDPERFHPDAAKPYYCYYPFSLGPRSCLGQSFAQMEAKVVMAKLLQRFDVSLLPGQSFDILDTGSLRPKSGVVCNIRHRGQTPTA, via the exons TTTTTTATTTGGACATTTACCAACCATTCAGAGGGAGATGAGCAATGATCGAGTTATCCACGACAAATTCCTGGAATG GGCTGAGACATATGGACCGGTGTACCGTATCAACGGTATGCatgttgtgatgttgtgtgtgaccTGTCCTGATACCACCAAG GAAGTCCTGATGTCACCTAAGTACCCTAAAGACTCACTGGTCTACAAGCGTCTCTTCAACCTGTTTGGACAGAG GTTTTTGGGAAGTGGCCTGGTCACAGCACAGAATCATGATGAGTGGTACAAACAGCGAAGAATAATGGACCCTGCCTTTAGCAGTCT gtaccTGCGGGGTCAGATGGGTGCGTTCAACGAGAGGGCAGAGAAGCTGATGGATAAACTGGCAGACATGGCTGACACCAACACAGCTGCCAACATGCAKCACATGTTCAACTGTGTGACACTGGATGTCATCACTAAG GTGGCGTTTGGAGTGGAGCTGGATCTGTTGAAGGAGAGGGACTCTCCGTTCCCCAACGCTATAGAGATGTGTCTGAAGGGAYRGATCCACTATCTCAGAGACTTCACCTTCCAG ttCTACCCAAAGAACAAGAAGTTCATCAACGAGGTGAAGAAGTCTTGTCAGCTGCTGCGTTTGACAGGCAGACAGTGGATCAACGAGAGGAAAATGGCCATCCAAAACGGAGCAGACGTTCCAAAAGACATCCTCACACAGATCCTCAAGACGGCTGGCAAAG AGGAAAACATAGCAAACGATGATGAGGAGCTTATGCTGGACAACTTTGTGACGTTCTTCATTGCTG GGCAAGAGACAACAGCCAATCAACTAGCTTTTGCCGTCATGGAACTGGGAAGGCTGCCAGAGATATTGACGaa GGTGAGGCAGGAAGTGGATGACGTCCTCGGGATGAAACAGGAAATCAACTTCGACGACCTGGGGGAAATGACCTACCTGTCTCAG GTTTTGAAGGAGACTCTAAGGTTGTACCCTACAGCACCAGGCACTTCTCGCTTCATCCCCAACGACATAGGTCATCAACGGCATCCCCAAATCCCAGCAGGCGTCACATGC TTT TTCAATTCGTATGTCTGTGGAAGGTTGGATAAGTTCTTTGAGGACCCGRTGAAGTTTGACCCAGAGAGGTTCCATCCAGACGCTGCCAA ACCTTATTACTGCTACTACCCTTTCTCCCTGGGACCACGCTCATGTCTGGGACAGAGCTTCGCACAG ATGGAGGCCAAGGTAGTGATGGCCAAGCTGCTCCAGAGGTTTGACgtcagcctgctgcctggccagTCCTTTGACATCCTGGACACTGGGTCTTTGAGACCAAAGAGTGGAGTGGTGTGTAACATCAGACACAGAGGACAGACACCCACAGCCTGA